The Schistocerca piceifrons isolate TAMUIC-IGC-003096 chromosome 5, iqSchPice1.1, whole genome shotgun sequence genome has a segment encoding these proteins:
- the LOC124797976 gene encoding pro-resilin-like isoform X1, giving the protein MKVYVLLSTFVLSVVAEAPIDRSYLPPSSEYGPPSASSLSSQYGAPAGNSVSTQYGAPALTGAAFGLSGASSQGPAVRVSSSFGRASSRRFGAGRGIGGGLSTRYGAPSAAGRATGFGGLGLSTQYGAPSYSGDALSTQYGAPSGNAGGLSPVYGVPRYGYGRAGAQEDPLAEPANYEFSYSVQDGETLSDFGQEESRQGESAQGQYRVLLPDGRKQIVSYQADDGGYRPTIEYEDTGLTAYSAGGYGYGRGRDGAGTRAGNGGYHY; this is encoded by the exons ATGAAG GTTTATGTCCTCCTGAGTACGTTTGTATTGTCGGTCGTCGCTGAAGCGCCGATCGACCGCTCGTACCTGCCTCCCAGCTCTGAGTACGGacctccctccgcctcctccctcAGCTCTCAGTACGGCGCCCCAGCAGGCAATAGCGTCAGCACTCAGTACGGAGCTCCTGCGCTGACAGGCGCTGCTTTTGGCCTCTCAGGCGCTTCCAGCCAGGGTCCAGCGGTTCGTGTCTCCTCCAGCTTTGGAAGGGCCTCCTCCAGGAGGTTTGGAGCTGGTAGGGGAATCGGCGGTGGACTCTCCACTCGATATGGCGCCCCTTCAGCAGCTGGTCGCGCCACTGGCTTTGGCGGACTCGGTCTGTCCACACAGTACGGCGCCCCGTCCTACTCTGGTGACGCGCTCTCCACTCAGTACGGTGCGCCCTCTGGTAACGCTGGTGGCCTTTCTCCTGTGTATGGAGTGCCCAGATATGGCTACGGTCGCGCTGGAGCCCAGGAGGATCCACTTGCC GAGCCGGCCAACTACGAGTTCAGCTACTCGGTGCAGGACGGCGAGACGCTGAGTGACTTTGGACAAGAGGAGTCCAGGCAGGGGGAGAGCGCCCAGGGCCAGTACCGCGTGCTGCTGCCTGACGGCCGGAAGCAGATCGTCTCCTACCAGGCCGACGACGGCGGCTACAGGCCCACCATAGAGTACGAGGACACTGGACTCACCGCCTACTCTGCTGGCGGATACGGCTATGGCAGGGGGCGCGATGGAGCTGGAACTAGAGCTGGAAATGGGGGATACCACTACTGA